A genomic segment from Longimicrobium sp. encodes:
- the moaD gene encoding molybdopterin converting factor subunit 1, with translation MIVRSLFFAQYRDFAGADELAVELPEGASVADLVTRLRADGQGLAKLPASPVVAVNMDYAPAHTRLREGDEVAFIPPVAGG, from the coding sequence ATGATCGTCCGCTCGCTCTTCTTCGCGCAGTACCGTGACTTCGCCGGGGCCGACGAACTGGCCGTCGAGCTGCCGGAGGGCGCGAGCGTGGCCGACCTCGTCACGCGGCTCCGCGCCGACGGGCAGGGGCTGGCGAAGCTCCCCGCATCGCCCGTCGTGGCCGTGAACATGGACTACGCGCCGGCGCACACGCGGCTCCGCGAGGGCGACGAGGTGGCGTTCATCCCGCCCGTGGCGGGGGGGTGA
- a CDS encoding molybdenum cofactor biosynthesis protein MoaE, translating to MSVPAAYAAVTDQPIDAARLLADSVSPEDGAALLFWGVVRNENDGRPVSHLEYHAYAEMAERMMQRIADEAVARFGVGGVRVVHRVGRLEVGEASVAICVAAPHRGEAYEASRYVIEELKRRVPVWKREGYADGDSDWVPGFIPGAEAEPELGGRAL from the coding sequence GTGAGCGTGCCCGCCGCGTACGCCGCCGTCACCGACCAGCCGATCGACGCCGCGCGCCTCCTGGCCGACTCCGTGTCGCCCGAAGACGGCGCGGCGCTGCTGTTCTGGGGCGTGGTGCGCAACGAGAACGACGGCCGTCCGGTGAGCCACCTGGAGTACCACGCCTACGCCGAGATGGCCGAGCGGATGATGCAGCGCATCGCCGACGAGGCCGTGGCGCGCTTCGGCGTGGGCGGCGTGCGCGTGGTGCACCGCGTGGGGCGGCTGGAGGTCGGCGAGGCGAGCGTGGCCATCTGCGTGGCCGCCCCGCACCGCGGCGAGGCGTACGAGGCCAGCCGCTACGTGATCGAGGAGCTGAAGCGCCGCGTTCCCGTCTGGAAGCGCGAGGGGTACGCCGACGGCGACTCGGACTGGGTCCCCGGCTTCATACCCGGGGCGGAGGCCGAGCCTGAACTGGGCGGGAGGGCGCTGTGA
- the moaA gene encoding GTP 3',8-cyclase MoaA has translation MSGLVQLGGALPVVAERPVPESGPMHDGFGRRIEYLRISVTDKCNLRCVYCMPEEGLPWLRRDQLLSYEEIAEVVRVMAGMGLSRVRITGGEPLVRRDLPTLVRKIRAVDGIADVALSTNAVLLGDLADELRAAGVDRLNVSLDSLRPERIDAIARRAGSAEAIFRGLDAAERAGFAPIKINCVVMRGRNDDEVADFAAVTRERPWHVRFIEVMPTGDNLDVSRDEFVSADEMLESVARVGALEPVAGPPGNGPARYFAFPGARGTVGVITPMSHNYCGTCNRMRLTADGQLRPCLFGSIQTNLRDPLRRGDPIEPLVRQTLRIKPERHWLVQGSDEGSGGLAALSQVGG, from the coding sequence GTGAGCGGGCTGGTGCAGCTGGGCGGCGCGCTGCCGGTGGTGGCGGAGCGGCCGGTGCCCGAGAGCGGGCCCATGCACGACGGCTTCGGGCGGCGCATCGAGTACCTGCGCATCTCCGTGACCGACAAGTGCAACCTCCGCTGCGTGTACTGCATGCCGGAGGAGGGGCTGCCGTGGCTGCGGCGCGACCAGCTGCTCTCGTACGAGGAGATCGCCGAGGTGGTGCGGGTGATGGCGGGGATGGGGCTCAGCCGGGTGCGCATCACCGGCGGCGAGCCGCTGGTGCGCCGCGACCTGCCCACGCTGGTCCGCAAGATCCGCGCGGTCGATGGCATCGCCGACGTGGCGCTCTCCACCAACGCCGTGCTGCTGGGCGACCTGGCGGACGAGCTGCGCGCGGCGGGGGTGGACCGGCTGAACGTGTCGCTGGACTCGCTGCGGCCGGAGCGCATCGACGCCATTGCCCGGCGCGCGGGGAGCGCGGAGGCCATCTTCCGCGGCCTGGACGCCGCCGAGCGCGCCGGCTTCGCGCCGATCAAGATCAACTGCGTGGTCATGCGCGGCCGCAACGACGACGAGGTGGCGGACTTCGCGGCCGTCACCCGCGAACGGCCGTGGCACGTGCGCTTCATCGAGGTGATGCCCACCGGCGACAACCTGGACGTCTCGCGCGACGAGTTCGTCTCCGCGGACGAGATGCTGGAAAGCGTCGCGCGAGTCGGCGCGCTGGAGCCGGTGGCCGGGCCGCCGGGGAACGGGCCGGCGCGCTACTTCGCCTTCCCCGGCGCGCGCGGCACGGTGGGCGTCATCACGCCGATGAGCCACAACTACTGCGGCACCTGCAACCGCATGCGCCTGACGGCCGACGGGCAGCTGCGGCCCTGCCTCTTCGGCTCCATCCAGACCAACCTCCGCGACCCGCTCCGCCGCGGCGACCCCATCGAGCCGCTGGTGCGCCAGACGCTGCGCATCAAGCCCGAGCGCCACTGGCTGGTGCAGGGCAGCGACGAGGGCAGCGGCGGCCTCGCGGCGCTCTCGCAGGTGGGGGGATGA
- a CDS encoding protein phosphatase 2C domain-containing protein, protein MQRPTIELVSRPAAREVQYEAGTAELPDGRALALALGYRRAHEFDRGDHPGQDFAALRAAGRRVVGVVADGVSQSFFGEIAARAVATGLLDFLWSRAGTPPGPRETVAELERLAAGALAEVEAVHIPEHLPEMQRTALARQRADAGSQTVFAALVYDAETGRARLYQVGDAGVVLFGTGEAGTPVAPEHPRARWSTHSAEALRLEVRDYRGVQGAVLRSDGAREFGDLRGDPSAADAFRARAEELAGYDDVSFVAVQADGAPADGPLSLVGASCESAPPRPQREAEGAAPVPAGPPGEAGVARGKPRTDAARGAPSIPPPISTPRSVPAPRAGAPPVIEVTRRTARRAGPPLVGGAAALATVAVLVAGYTLVNPLLHPRPHRALEPRFTAPLVDRPPFRGLGPAWRLVPMLPSADSNAIAKQRKASVDSAARPPAPMVAPAPEAGAQNDPGGLLGQVGQPQPLPGQPSAGPAGPGTPGVGGTPRTGGNGPAGQHLPRETASGGSPAPIRPVMPGENPRAGGGSRENAAGPVQRPVGTVPSPAPPATPPPGVPTGRGDSTARAKPAKRHPPNATMPDTPAARRGPPAAAA, encoded by the coding sequence ATGCAACGCCCGACGATTGAGCTGGTTTCGCGCCCCGCCGCGCGCGAGGTTCAGTACGAGGCCGGAACCGCGGAACTCCCCGACGGCCGCGCGCTGGCGCTGGCGCTGGGGTACCGCCGCGCGCACGAGTTCGACCGCGGCGACCACCCGGGGCAGGACTTCGCGGCCCTGAGAGCGGCCGGGCGGCGCGTGGTGGGTGTGGTGGCCGACGGGGTGAGCCAGTCGTTCTTCGGCGAAATCGCCGCGCGCGCGGTGGCCACGGGGCTGCTCGACTTTCTCTGGAGCCGCGCGGGCACGCCCCCCGGCCCGCGCGAGACGGTGGCCGAGCTGGAGCGGCTGGCCGCCGGCGCGCTGGCCGAAGTCGAGGCCGTGCACATCCCCGAGCACCTTCCCGAGATGCAGCGCACCGCGCTGGCGCGCCAGCGGGCCGACGCGGGATCGCAGACGGTGTTCGCCGCGCTGGTGTACGACGCGGAAACCGGCAGGGCGCGGCTCTACCAGGTGGGCGACGCGGGCGTGGTGCTGTTCGGTACCGGCGAGGCCGGAACGCCGGTGGCACCGGAACACCCCCGCGCCCGCTGGAGCACGCACTCGGCCGAGGCGCTGCGGCTGGAGGTCCGCGACTACCGGGGGGTGCAGGGCGCGGTCCTCCGCTCCGACGGCGCGCGCGAGTTCGGCGACCTGCGGGGCGACCCGTCCGCCGCCGACGCGTTCCGCGCGCGCGCCGAGGAGCTGGCTGGATACGACGACGTGTCGTTCGTGGCGGTGCAGGCGGACGGCGCACCGGCGGACGGACCGCTGTCGCTCGTCGGGGCGTCGTGCGAATCGGCGCCGCCCCGCCCACAACGCGAGGCCGAGGGCGCCGCACCGGTCCCCGCCGGGCCGCCCGGGGAGGCGGGCGTGGCGCGCGGAAAGCCGCGGACGGACGCCGCGCGCGGAGCCCCTTCCATCCCGCCCCCGATCTCCACCCCACGATCCGTACCGGCCCCGCGGGCCGGCGCGCCGCCGGTGATCGAGGTCACGCGCCGTACGGCGAGACGCGCAGGCCCGCCGCTCGTCGGCGGGGCGGCGGCCCTGGCCACGGTCGCCGTGCTGGTGGCGGGCTACACGCTGGTGAATCCGCTCCTGCATCCCCGGCCGCACCGCGCCCTGGAGCCCCGCTTCACCGCGCCGCTGGTGGACCGCCCTCCGTTCCGGGGCCTCGGTCCGGCCTGGAGGCTGGTGCCCATGCTGCCATCCGCGGACTCCAACGCGATCGCGAAGCAGCGGAAAGCGTCCGTCGACTCCGCCGCCAGGCCGCCGGCGCCGATGGTGGCACCGGCGCCGGAGGCGGGCGCGCAGAACGATCCGGGCGGGCTGCTGGGACAGGTGGGCCAGCCCCAGCCGCTGCCGGGCCAACCCTCCGCGGGCCCGGCCGGGCCGGGCACCCCCGGAGTGGGCGGGACCCCCCGGACCGGAGGGAACGGCCCGGCGGGGCAGCACCTCCCGCGCGAGACGGCGTCCGGCGGCAGCCCCGCGCCGATCCGACCGGTCATGCCCGGGGAAAACCCGCGGGCAGGCGGCGGATCGCGCGAAAACGCCGCGGGGCCCGTGCAACGGCCGGTCGGGACCGTCCCATCGCCGGCCCCACCCGCCACCCCGCCTCCCGGCGTCCCCACCGGGCGCGGCGACTCCACGGCCCGCGCCAAGCCCGCGAAGCGGCATCCGCCGAACGCGACGATGCCCGACACCCCAGCCGCTCGCCGCGGGCCCCCCGCGGCCGCGGCCTGA
- a CDS encoding vWA domain-containing protein produces the protein MAYDVVATGKTPALIVYLLDISGSMSEPLDGAPKIEHVNRAIEQVLVRMVQRSTKGGVISPRYRLAMIAYSDTPEDILGGVRTIADVAQLGTPTLSVSRTTDTHAAFMTAREILRRELAQSAESERRPAPMVCHITDGQCTGSDPAPVAQEIMRMSTPDGPVLVENIYVGPGLTVSPIGDAGEWPGVMSEGELADPYARKLFHMSSPLPESYARVINESAGYALRPGARMLIPSSSGDLIELAFAMSGATPTA, from the coding sequence ATGGCGTACGACGTCGTCGCGACCGGGAAGACCCCCGCGCTCATCGTATACCTGCTCGACATCAGCGGGTCGATGTCCGAGCCGCTGGACGGCGCGCCGAAGATCGAGCACGTGAACCGGGCGATCGAGCAGGTTCTGGTGAGGATGGTGCAGCGCTCCACCAAGGGCGGCGTCATCTCCCCGCGCTACCGCCTGGCCATGATCGCCTACAGCGACACCCCCGAGGACATCCTGGGCGGCGTGCGCACCATCGCCGACGTGGCTCAGCTGGGCACCCCCACGCTTTCGGTGTCGCGCACCACCGACACCCACGCCGCGTTCATGACCGCGCGCGAGATCCTGCGCCGCGAGCTGGCGCAGAGCGCGGAGAGCGAGCGCCGCCCCGCGCCCATGGTGTGCCACATCACCGACGGCCAGTGCACCGGCTCCGACCCCGCGCCGGTGGCGCAGGAGATCATGCGCATGTCCACCCCCGACGGGCCGGTGCTGGTGGAGAACATCTACGTGGGCCCGGGGCTGACCGTGTCGCCCATCGGCGACGCGGGCGAGTGGCCCGGAGTGATGAGCGAGGGGGAGCTGGCCGACCCCTACGCCCGCAAGCTCTTCCACATGTCGTCGCCGCTTCCCGAAAGCTACGCCCGCGTGATCAACGAGTCGGCCGGGTACGCGCTGCGCCCGGGCGCCCGGATGCTCATCCCCAGCAGCAGCGGCGACCTGATCGAGCTGGCCTTCGCGATGTCGGGCGCGACCCCCACCGCCTGA
- a CDS encoding TetR/AcrR family transcriptional regulator translates to MSDPDRDRASAPSHIPRQARSRETLTRLLDAAEGVLGESGLDAATVPAIAQRAGLSVGAVYRRFPDKDALLRAVYFRMFARMRELNEEKMDPEQFRDVPLERVLGGIVRGMVQHYRGNRMLMQAMLRYADTHSDAEFRLRAAELNGAALAHLVAIAASRRDEMRHPDPESAARFALLTVGLVLRGVVLTDQAPPGFLLGEDFSVEEELTRMVLGYLGVEGSPGPLAAS, encoded by the coding sequence TTGTCCGATCCGGATCGCGATAGGGCATCCGCGCCCAGCCACATCCCCCGCCAGGCGCGCAGCCGCGAAACGCTGACGCGCCTGCTGGATGCGGCCGAGGGGGTGCTGGGGGAGAGCGGGCTGGACGCGGCCACGGTGCCGGCCATCGCGCAGCGCGCCGGCCTGTCGGTGGGCGCGGTGTACCGGCGCTTCCCGGACAAGGACGCGCTGCTGCGTGCGGTTTACTTCCGCATGTTCGCCCGGATGCGCGAGCTGAACGAGGAGAAGATGGACCCCGAACAGTTCCGCGACGTGCCGCTGGAGCGGGTGCTGGGGGGAATCGTGCGGGGGATGGTGCAGCACTACCGCGGCAACCGCATGCTGATGCAGGCCATGCTGCGCTACGCCGACACGCACAGCGACGCCGAGTTCCGCCTCCGCGCCGCGGAGCTGAACGGCGCCGCGCTGGCGCACCTGGTGGCCATCGCCGCCTCCAGGCGCGACGAGATGCGCCACCCGGACCCGGAGAGCGCCGCCCGCTTCGCGCTGCTCACGGTGGGACTGGTGCTCCGCGGCGTGGTGCTGACCGACCAGGCCCCGCCCGGCTTCCTGCTGGGCGAGGACTTCAGCGTGGAGGAGGAGCTGACGCGGATGGTGCTGGGTTACCTGGGGGTGGAAGGAAGCCCGGGACCGCTCGCCGCGTCTTGA
- a CDS encoding ABC transporter ATP-binding protein, whose product MDAAIETVGLRKVYPAPKMPGQRRAKGPASPGVMALDGLDLRVGRGEMFGMLGPNGAGKTTTIGILTTRVRASGGEARVDGVEVSAHPVEVRRRIGVVPQRPNPDQALNVLDNLVFHASYFGIPRAAALPRAMGLMERLGFAEKANAKVDALSGGQQQRLMIARALIHEPRVVFLDEPTVGLDPAARLGLWEILRELHAQGRTIIMTTHYMEEADQLCDRIAIIDQGKLLALDTPAALRARAPGGTLVELTMDGDAADLVAAAQAVPGVDRAEARGPVLRAFSPRGSELIPALIASAEAGGRAVKDIQLSRPSLETLFISLTGRKLS is encoded by the coding sequence ATGGACGCGGCGATCGAGACGGTGGGGCTGCGGAAGGTGTATCCCGCGCCGAAGATGCCCGGGCAGCGCAGGGCGAAAGGGCCCGCGTCGCCCGGCGTGATGGCGCTGGACGGGCTGGACCTGCGCGTGGGGCGCGGCGAGATGTTCGGGATGCTGGGGCCGAACGGGGCGGGGAAGACCACCACCATCGGCATCCTGACCACGCGCGTGCGGGCCAGCGGCGGCGAGGCGCGGGTCGACGGCGTGGAGGTGTCGGCGCACCCGGTGGAGGTGCGGCGCCGGATCGGCGTGGTGCCGCAGCGGCCCAACCCCGACCAGGCGCTCAACGTGCTGGACAACCTGGTCTTCCACGCCTCGTACTTCGGCATCCCGCGCGCCGCCGCGCTGCCGCGGGCCATGGGGCTGATGGAGCGGCTGGGGTTCGCGGAGAAGGCGAACGCGAAGGTCGACGCGCTCTCGGGCGGCCAGCAGCAGCGGCTGATGATCGCGCGGGCGCTGATCCACGAGCCGCGCGTGGTCTTCCTGGACGAGCCCACCGTCGGCCTCGACCCGGCGGCGCGGCTGGGGCTGTGGGAGATCCTGCGCGAGCTGCACGCGCAGGGGCGCACCATCATCATGACCACGCACTACATGGAAGAGGCCGACCAGCTCTGCGACCGCATCGCCATCATCGACCAGGGAAAGCTGCTGGCGCTGGACACGCCCGCCGCGCTGCGGGCCCGGGCGCCCGGCGGCACGCTGGTGGAGCTGACGATGGACGGCGACGCGGCCGATCTCGTCGCCGCGGCGCAGGCGGTGCCCGGCGTGGACCGCGCGGAGGCGCGCGGGCCGGTGCTGCGCGCGTTCAGCCCGCGCGGGAGCGAGCTGATCCCCGCGCTGATCGCGTCGGCCGAGGCGGGCGGGCGCGCGGTGAAGGACATCCAGCTCTCGCGCCCGTCGCTCGAGACGCTCTTCATCTCCCTGACCGGAAGGAAGCTGTCATGA
- a CDS encoding ABC transporter permease — protein MSTAAPAADAAHDGGARVSPLRVFGALLRRDLRVARRELPAFLVRTTLQPIMFVTVFGWLLPKMGFMNRGYTAALLLGVLAVSLAMAAIQAVALPMVVDFAATKEIEDRLLAPVPTWLIAVEKIVSGVLQGLVSALFVLPVARLIMGPIPGLTLAHAGEVLAVATLGAAAFSSMGLLLGTAVSPQQIGLMFSMIVAPMIFFGCTYYPWRGLDAVPVVKYLVLVNPLVYVSEGMRASLTPSVPHMPLPAVLAMLVVLTVGFGGIGLRTFHRRAIG, from the coding sequence ATGAGCACCGCCGCCCCTGCCGCGGACGCGGCGCACGACGGCGGCGCGCGCGTTTCGCCGCTGCGCGTGTTCGGCGCGCTGCTGCGCCGCGACCTGCGCGTGGCCCGGCGCGAGCTGCCGGCCTTCCTGGTGCGCACCACGCTGCAGCCCATCATGTTCGTCACCGTCTTCGGCTGGCTGCTGCCGAAGATGGGGTTCATGAACCGTGGCTACACCGCCGCGCTCCTCCTCGGCGTGCTGGCGGTGAGCCTGGCGATGGCCGCCATCCAGGCCGTCGCCCTGCCGATGGTGGTGGATTTCGCGGCGACGAAGGAGATCGAGGACCGGCTGCTGGCGCCGGTGCCCACCTGGCTGATCGCGGTGGAGAAGATCGTCTCGGGCGTGCTGCAGGGCCTGGTTTCCGCGCTCTTCGTCCTCCCCGTGGCGCGGCTGATCATGGGGCCCATCCCCGGCCTGACGCTGGCGCACGCGGGCGAGGTGCTGGCGGTGGCCACGCTGGGCGCCGCGGCGTTCTCGTCGATGGGGCTGCTGCTGGGCACGGCGGTCAGCCCGCAGCAGATCGGGCTGATGTTCAGCATGATCGTGGCGCCGATGATCTTCTTCGGCTGCACCTACTACCCGTGGCGCGGGCTGGACGCGGTGCCGGTGGTGAAGTACCTCGTCCTGGTGAACCCGCTGGTCTACGTCTCGGAGGGGATGCGCGCCTCGCTCACGCCCTCCGTCCCCCACATGCCGCTCCCCGCCGTGCTGGCGATGCTCGTCGTCCTCACCGTGGGCTTCGGAGGGATCGGGCTGCGCACCTTCCACCGCCGCGCCATCGGGTGA
- a CDS encoding RDD family protein: MALISCPACTGKLSSSAPSCPHCGHPGPFAEVPAPSWSETPAYSSPAQPSARYENAAAGGGYGPPEASAFAPAAYAPAPAAPQELECPLCRVRHVNRTFCPRCEERLVQPRFLAPHRFPRVPVDYSTFNQRLAAYLLDALVLLPVTALVWWLQTRTPAGLAIGATIGLIVPNLYDIVLTATTGQTVGKRLAEIQVRRADGGKVGWGTAFVRRLPVLLVGFVAFLGMLVVAATLTQPDFDGAYSVWDGLKLLRGATPLWARLLNVLFGFYSLADIITFFANSRHRALHDYIAGTVVIYK, from the coding sequence ATGGCGCTCATCTCCTGTCCCGCCTGCACGGGCAAGCTCTCCAGCTCCGCCCCGTCGTGCCCGCACTGCGGCCATCCCGGCCCCTTCGCCGAGGTCCCCGCGCCGTCGTGGAGCGAAACGCCCGCGTACTCGTCTCCCGCGCAGCCGTCCGCGCGCTACGAGAACGCGGCCGCCGGCGGCGGATACGGGCCTCCCGAAGCGTCCGCGTTTGCGCCCGCCGCGTACGCCCCCGCGCCCGCGGCGCCGCAAGAGCTGGAGTGCCCGCTCTGCCGGGTGCGCCACGTGAACCGCACCTTCTGCCCGCGCTGCGAGGAGCGGCTGGTGCAGCCGCGCTTCCTGGCGCCGCACCGCTTCCCGCGCGTGCCGGTGGACTACTCCACCTTCAACCAGCGGCTGGCCGCGTACCTGCTGGACGCCCTGGTGCTGCTGCCGGTGACCGCGCTGGTGTGGTGGCTGCAGACGCGCACGCCGGCGGGACTGGCGATCGGCGCCACGATCGGCCTGATCGTGCCCAACCTCTACGACATCGTCCTGACCGCCACCACCGGGCAGACGGTCGGCAAGCGGCTGGCGGAGATCCAGGTGCGCAGGGCCGACGGCGGGAAGGTGGGGTGGGGAACGGCGTTCGTGCGCCGCCTCCCGGTCCTCCTGGTCGGCTTCGTTGCGTTCCTCGGGATGCTCGTGGTGGCCGCCACGCTCACGCAGCCGGATTTCGACGGCGCCTACAGCGTGTGGGACGGCCTCAAGCTGCTCCGCGGGGCGACGCCCCTCTGGGCCCGGCTCCTGAACGTCCTGTTCGGCTTCTACAGCCTCGCCGACATCATCACCTTCTTCGCCAACAGCCGCCACCGCGCGCTGCACGACTACATCGCCGGCACGGTGGTCATCTACAAGTGA
- a CDS encoding RDD family protein, with the protein MECPECRLRTTNRTYCTRCNERLVPAAHLPPHRFPSTPVDYAGFGARFSAGLIDVVVLLPLLALTTWIETRSPASAALGAVLSIFLFGGYQVGLVALRGQTVGKRVMDIQVRRADGSAVGFGEAFMRYLPFLVQLVVGSLGQIVAASALTQADFDLAGGLMGRSGMLSGAGPGWAVAVNTLMTFFVLADVIVFFANRRHRALHDVIAGTVVVHV; encoded by the coding sequence ATGGAATGCCCGGAATGCCGGCTGCGGACCACGAACCGCACCTACTGCACGCGCTGCAACGAGCGGCTGGTGCCCGCCGCCCATCTCCCGCCGCACCGCTTTCCCAGCACGCCGGTGGACTACGCCGGGTTCGGGGCGCGGTTTTCCGCGGGGCTGATCGACGTCGTGGTGCTCCTCCCCCTCCTCGCTTTGACCACCTGGATCGAGACGCGCTCGCCGGCGAGCGCGGCCCTGGGCGCGGTGCTCTCCATCTTCCTGTTCGGCGGCTACCAGGTGGGGCTGGTGGCGCTGCGCGGGCAGACGGTGGGGAAGAGGGTGATGGACATCCAGGTGCGCAGGGCCGACGGCTCGGCGGTCGGATTCGGGGAGGCGTTCATGCGCTACCTTCCGTTCCTTGTGCAGCTGGTGGTCGGGTCGCTGGGGCAGATCGTTGCCGCGTCCGCGCTCACGCAGGCCGACTTCGACCTGGCGGGCGGGCTCATGGGCCGCTCGGGGATGCTCAGCGGGGCCGGTCCCGGGTGGGCGGTGGCGGTGAACACGCTGATGACGTTTTTCGTGCTCGCCGACGTCATCGTCTTCTTCGCCAACCGCCGCCACCGCGCGCTGCACGACGTCATCGCCGGCACCGTCGTCGTGCACGTGTGA
- a CDS encoding tRNA (cytidine(34)-2'-O)-methyltransferase encodes MPPLPLPDPPHVALYEPEIPPNAGNIARLCGATGTPLHLIGRLGFSFHHPKAKRAVMDYWEDVDYTHHVAWADFEQAVAGRRLWMLTTKAERTLWDADFAPGDVLLFGPESRGLPADLLARDPARCLRIPMREGARSLNLATAAGIALYEAIRQLTANTG; translated from the coding sequence ATGCCGCCGCTCCCGCTCCCCGATCCCCCGCACGTGGCGCTGTACGAGCCCGAGATCCCGCCGAACGCGGGCAACATCGCGCGCCTCTGCGGCGCCACGGGCACGCCGCTGCACCTGATCGGCCGCCTCGGCTTCTCCTTCCATCACCCGAAGGCCAAGCGCGCGGTGATGGACTACTGGGAAGATGTAGACTACACGCACCACGTAGCCTGGGCGGACTTCGAGCAGGCCGTCGCCGGCCGCCGCTTGTGGATGCTGACGACCAAAGCCGAACGCACGCTCTGGGATGCGGACTTCGCGCCCGGCGACGTCCTCCTCTTCGGCCCCGAATCCCGAGGCCTCCCCGCCGACCTGCTCGCCCGCGACCCGGCGCGCTGCCTGCGCATCCCCATGCGCGAGGGCGCGCGCTCGCTGAACCTCGCGACAGCGGCCGGCATCGCCCTCTACGAAGCCATCCGCCAGCTCACGGCAAACACCGGCTGA
- the mdh gene encoding malate dehydrogenase, whose translation MDRITVVGAGNVGATAAQRVAEKELAREVVLIDIAEGIPQGKGLDQWQSAPIEGFDSRVIGSNGYEESAGSGIYIVTAGIARKPGMSRDDLLNTNAGIVRQVSENIARVSPNAIIIMVSNPLDVMCYVAMKASGFPRERVIGMAGVLDTARYRAFLATEIGVSVEDIQAMVLGGHGDTMVPLISYTTVSGIPVTQLIDRDKLDAIVKRTRGGGAEIVSFLKTGSAYYAPSSGAVQMAEAIVKDKKRILPCAAWLQGEYGFSDLFLGVPVLLGKNGMEKVIEVELTEDERAALKASAEAVLEPMQLVK comes from the coding sequence ATGGACAGGATAACGGTCGTCGGGGCGGGGAACGTGGGCGCCACGGCCGCCCAGCGCGTCGCGGAGAAGGAGCTGGCGCGCGAGGTGGTGCTGATCGACATCGCCGAAGGCATTCCGCAGGGGAAGGGGCTGGACCAGTGGCAGTCGGCGCCCATCGAGGGCTTCGACAGCCGCGTGATCGGCAGCAACGGGTACGAGGAGAGCGCCGGCAGCGGCATCTACATCGTCACCGCCGGCATCGCCCGGAAGCCCGGGATGAGCCGTGACGACCTGCTGAACACCAACGCCGGCATCGTCCGCCAGGTCAGCGAGAACATCGCCCGCGTCTCGCCGAACGCCATCATCATCATGGTCAGCAACCCGCTGGACGTGATGTGCTACGTGGCCATGAAGGCCAGCGGCTTCCCGCGCGAGCGGGTGATCGGGATGGCGGGCGTGCTCGACACCGCCCGCTACCGTGCGTTCCTCGCCACGGAGATCGGCGTCAGCGTGGAGGACATCCAGGCCATGGTGCTGGGCGGCCACGGCGACACCATGGTGCCGCTCATCTCCTACACCACGGTCAGCGGCATCCCCGTCACGCAGCTGATCGACCGCGACAAGCTGGACGCCATCGTGAAGCGCACCCGCGGCGGCGGCGCCGAGATCGTGTCGTTCCTGAAGACGGGCTCGGCCTACTACGCGCCCAGCTCCGGCGCGGTGCAGATGGCCGAGGCCATCGTGAAGGACAAGAAGCGCATCCTCCCCTGCGCCGCGTGGCTGCAGGGCGAGTACGGGTTCAGCGACCTGTTCCTGGGCGTGCCCGTGCTGCTGGGGAAGAACGGGATGGAGAAGGTGATCGAGGTGGAGCTGACCGAAGACGAGCGCGCCGCGCTCAAGGCCAGCGCCGAAGCCGTCCTCGAGCCGATGCAGCTGGTCAAGTAA
- the sdhC gene encoding succinate dehydrogenase, cytochrome b556 subunit — MGSAHRVRGLWTALRYRGREGMWTWLLHRATGIGILLFLIIHVVDTAIVIYWPGLYDHALNLYRNPLFRFAELLIFFSVLFHALNGLRIIVQDFWPGVMLHQRRLSLAAVGAAVVLILPVAWIMLAPLFGLRDEPGTERDRARKAAMQNDISAYHGAAQPSAAPPATEVRP; from the coding sequence ATGGGCAGCGCGCACAGGGTCCGCGGGTTGTGGACCGCGCTCCGCTACCGCGGCCGCGAGGGGATGTGGACGTGGCTGCTGCACCGGGCCACGGGCATCGGCATCCTCCTGTTCCTGATCATCCACGTGGTCGACACGGCCATCGTCATCTACTGGCCGGGGCTGTACGACCACGCGCTGAACCTCTACCGCAACCCGCTCTTCCGCTTCGCCGAGCTGCTGATCTTCTTCTCGGTGCTCTTCCACGCGCTGAACGGGCTGCGCATCATCGTGCAGGACTTCTGGCCGGGGGTGATGCTGCACCAGCGCAGGCTGTCGCTGGCCGCCGTCGGCGCCGCCGTGGTCCTCATCCTCCCGGTCGCCTGGATCATGCTGGCGCCGCTCTTCGGGCTGCGCGACGAGCCGGGGACGGAGCGCGACCGCGCGCGGAAGGCCGCCATGCAGAACGACATCTCCGCCTACCACGGCGCGGCCCAGCCGTCCGCCGCGCCGCCGGCCACGGAGGTGCGCCCGTGA